Proteins co-encoded in one Sulfuricystis thermophila genomic window:
- a CDS encoding thioredoxin family protein, with product MGMLLRFFVLCFAWLALAHAAPGEDFFDTTLGDFAAELKTAKAQGKRGILLVLEAEGCPFCKRMREQIMSRPEVREYFHRHFVVFSLDVNGSITVTTPEGKEMTEKAFARSLKFKGTPTFVFFAADGREMARYTGATRDAETFLALGRYVAEGHWQRMSFEQFQTSR from the coding sequence ATGGGCATGCTGTTGCGTTTCTTCGTTCTTTGTTTCGCCTGGCTGGCGCTCGCCCACGCGGCGCCCGGCGAAGATTTTTTCGACACCACGCTCGGCGACTTCGCCGCCGAGTTGAAGACGGCCAAGGCGCAGGGCAAGCGCGGCATCCTGCTGGTGCTGGAAGCGGAAGGCTGCCCGTTCTGCAAGCGCATGCGCGAACAGATCATGAGCCGGCCCGAGGTGCGCGAATACTTCCATCGTCACTTCGTCGTCTTCAGCCTCGATGTCAATGGCAGCATTACGGTGACGACTCCCGAGGGAAAGGAGATGACCGAGAAAGCTTTTGCCCGTAGCCTCAAATTCAAGGGCACGCCGACTTTCGTTTTCTTTGCCGCCGATGGCCGGGAGATGGCCCGCTACACCGGCGCGACACGCGATGCCGAGACCTTTCTCGCGCTGGGCCGATACGTCGCTGAAGGACACTGGCAGCGGATGAGCTTCGAGCAGTTCCAAACGTCACGCTGA
- a CDS encoding fructosamine kinase family protein produces MRRFRKSGTADRLAMFEAEVEGLAALRATQTVRVPDVFGTGIDADGTAWIELEYLELAPLSPQAGARLGERLAALHWRTGHEADARYGWPRDNFIGDSPQSNRTHTSWANFFAIERLQPQLARAQANGMPRAVVSQGERLIEGVGAFFLDVRPQPCLLHGDLWAGNAGQLPDGTPVIFDPAVYRGDRETDLAMAELFGGFPEAFYAAYRTTWPLDPGFETRKTLYNLYHILNHFNLFGAGYLNQARRMIERLVAELRG; encoded by the coding sequence ATGAGGCGTTTCAGGAAGAGCGGCACGGCAGACCGGCTGGCGATGTTCGAGGCCGAAGTCGAGGGCCTCGCCGCTCTGCGCGCCACGCAAACGGTGCGCGTTCCCGACGTCTTCGGCACCGGCATCGACGCTGACGGCACGGCCTGGATCGAGCTGGAGTATCTCGAGCTGGCGCCCCTTTCGCCGCAGGCCGGCGCCCGGCTCGGCGAGCGGCTCGCCGCGCTGCACTGGCGTACCGGCCATGAAGCTGACGCCCGCTATGGCTGGCCGCGCGACAATTTCATCGGCGACTCGCCGCAATCGAACCGGACGCACACAAGCTGGGCAAACTTTTTTGCCATTGAACGCCTGCAGCCGCAACTGGCGCGCGCCCAGGCCAACGGCATGCCGCGCGCGGTGGTTTCCCAAGGCGAGCGGCTGATCGAGGGCGTCGGCGCCTTCTTTCTCGATGTCCGGCCGCAGCCCTGCCTGCTGCACGGCGACCTGTGGGCCGGCAACGCCGGGCAGTTACCGGATGGCACGCCGGTGATCTTCGATCCGGCCGTCTATCGGGGCGACCGCGAGACCGATCTGGCGATGGCGGAGCTCTTCGGCGGCTTTCCCGAGGCGTTCTACGCCGCCTATCGGACTACCTGGCCGCTCGATCCAGGCTTCGAGACGCGCAAGACGCTCTACAACCTGTATCACATCCTTAACCACTTCAACCTGTTCGGTGCCGGCTACCTGAACCAGGCGCGGCGCATGATCGAGCGCTTGGTCGCCGAGCTGCGCGGCTGA
- the argH gene encoding argininosuccinate lyase: MSESSAKVWSGRFSEPVADLVKRYTASVFFDRRMAAQDIRGSLAHARMLARQKIISGEDLAAIERGLSQIAGEIERGEFAWNLDDEDVHLNIEKRLTALVGDAGKRLHTGRSRNDQVATDIRLWLRDAIDAIDMRLVALMRALLDMAEAHAATPMPGFTHLQVAQPVTFGHHLMAYVEMFSRDRERFADCRKRVNRLPLGAAALAGTTFPIDRAFVAQELGFDGICANSLDAVSDRDFAIEFCAAASLTMVHISRFSEELILWMSPRIGFIDLADRFCTGSSIMPQKKNPDVPELARGKSGRVFGHLMGLLTLMKAQPLAYNKDNQEDKEPLFDTADTLLDTLTIFADLVTGIRVKAEAMAAALKQGFATATDLADYLVKKGLPFRDAHEAVARAVRAAETRGCDLADLPLTELRSFSPLIDEDVFSVLTVAGSLAARSHVGGTAPEQVKAAIERVRKTLE, translated from the coding sequence ATGTCAGAGAGTTCCGCCAAGGTCTGGTCGGGGCGCTTTAGCGAACCCGTTGCCGACCTCGTCAAACGTTACACCGCCTCGGTCTTTTTCGACCGACGCATGGCTGCCCAGGACATCCGTGGCTCGCTCGCTCACGCCCGGATGCTGGCACGGCAAAAAATCATTTCCGGGGAGGATCTCGCTGCGATCGAACGCGGTCTGTCCCAGATCGCCGGCGAGATCGAGCGCGGCGAATTCGCCTGGAACCTCGACGACGAGGACGTGCATCTGAACATCGAGAAGCGGCTCACCGCACTGGTGGGCGATGCCGGCAAGCGTCTGCATACCGGCCGCTCGCGCAATGACCAGGTGGCCACCGACATCCGCCTCTGGCTGCGCGATGCGATCGACGCCATCGACATGCGTCTGGTGGCGCTGATGCGCGCGCTGCTCGACATGGCCGAGGCCCATGCGGCGACGCCGATGCCCGGCTTCACCCATCTGCAGGTGGCCCAGCCGGTCACCTTCGGCCACCACCTGATGGCCTACGTCGAGATGTTTTCCCGCGACCGCGAACGCTTCGCCGATTGCCGGAAACGCGTCAATCGCCTGCCGCTCGGCGCGGCGGCGCTCGCCGGCACGACCTTCCCGATCGATCGCGCGTTCGTAGCCCAGGAACTCGGCTTCGACGGCATCTGCGCCAACTCGCTCGACGCCGTCTCCGACCGTGACTTTGCCATCGAATTCTGTGCCGCCGCGTCGCTGACGATGGTGCACATCTCCCGCTTTTCCGAAGAGCTGATCCTGTGGATGAGCCCGCGCATCGGCTTCATCGATCTGGCCGACCGTTTCTGCACCGGTTCTTCGATCATGCCGCAGAAGAAGAATCCGGACGTGCCGGAACTGGCGCGCGGCAAGAGCGGTCGCGTCTTCGGCCACCTGATGGGGCTCTTGACGCTGATGAAGGCTCAGCCGCTCGCCTACAACAAGGACAACCAGGAAGACAAGGAGCCGCTGTTCGATACCGCCGACACCTTGCTCGACACGCTGACGATCTTCGCCGACCTGGTCACGGGTATCCGCGTCAAGGCGGAGGCGATGGCTGCGGCGCTCAAGCAGGGCTTTGCGACGGCGACCGATCTGGCCGACTATCTCGTCAAGAAGGGTCTGCCGTTCCGCGATGCCCATGAGGCCGTCGCACGTGCGGTGCGAGCCGCCGAGACGCGCGGCTGCGATCTGGCCGACCTGCCGCTGACCGAGTTGCGGAGTTTTTCACCCCTCATCGACGAAGACGTCTTCAGCGTGTTGACCGTCGCCGGCTCGCTCGCTGCGCGCAGTCATGTTGGCGGCACCGCACCAGAACAGGTGAAGGCGGCCATCGAACGGGTGCGCAAGACCCTGGAATGA
- a CDS encoding sensor histidine kinase, whose product MSIPSPSSAIGLPDFRNQGIWLRLLLAANGLLLLVALARNRDLARLPDELLDLSALGEPALLLTLIGLFVLSSWLGRQRRALALGVVIAWSAAAFTAIDALLTASFGTPPGWRAGLAGGAGAALLLAWFGLRAQAQAPALAEARLAALNARIRPHFLFNSLNAILGVIRDDPRRAEHALEELAELFRVLLRDNRELVPLSEEIALARKYLTIEKLRLGERLQVRWEMSDCPPDTLAPPLLLQPLLENAVYHGCETASEPGEIVVRIAARRDGVHIEIDNPLAASTAQRPGNRMALANLRERLMLFYDLEARLESGEHAGRYRVSVDLPCRTSS is encoded by the coding sequence ATGAGTATACCCTCGCCGTCTTCCGCCATCGGCCTGCCGGACTTCCGCAACCAGGGCATCTGGCTGCGGCTCCTGCTGGCGGCGAACGGCTTGTTGTTGCTCGTGGCGTTGGCGCGCAACCGTGATCTGGCGCGACTGCCCGACGAGCTGCTCGATCTCTCTGCGCTCGGCGAACCGGCGTTGCTGCTCACCCTGATTGGGCTGTTCGTGCTTTCCTCCTGGCTTGGGCGGCAGCGGCGGGCGCTCGCGCTCGGCGTGGTCATTGCCTGGTCGGCGGCGGCTTTTACGGCGATCGATGCGTTGTTGACTGCGTCCTTCGGCACGCCGCCCGGCTGGCGCGCCGGTTTGGCGGGCGGTGCGGGCGCTGCATTGCTCCTGGCATGGTTCGGCCTGCGCGCCCAGGCCCAGGCGCCGGCACTCGCCGAAGCGCGCCTGGCCGCGCTCAATGCCCGGATCCGCCCGCATTTCCTGTTCAACAGCCTGAATGCGATCCTCGGCGTGATCCGCGACGATCCGCGCCGCGCCGAACATGCGCTCGAGGAACTCGCCGAACTGTTCCGTGTCTTGCTGCGTGACAATCGAGAGCTGGTGCCGCTGTCGGAGGAAATCGCGCTGGCGCGCAAGTATCTGACGATCGAGAAGCTGCGGCTCGGCGAGCGCCTGCAGGTGCGCTGGGAAATGAGCGACTGCCCGCCCGACACGCTCGCGCCGCCCTTGCTGTTGCAGCCCTTGCTGGAGAACGCCGTCTATCACGGCTGTGAGACGGCCAGCGAGCCCGGCGAAATCGTCGTGCGCATCGCTGCCCGTCGTGACGGCGTGCACATCGAAATCGACAATCCGCTGGCGGCATCCACCGCACAGCGTCCCGGCAATCGTATGGCGCTCGCCAACCTGCGCGAACGACTGATGCTGTTTTACGATCTCGAAGCGCGCCTCGAAAGCGGCGAGCATGCGGGTCGCTATCGGGTCAGCGTCGATCTGCCATGCAGGACATCATCATGA
- the grxD gene encoding Grx4 family monothiol glutaredoxin: MNKAQIHQLVTQHPVVLFMKGTKQFPRCGFSGRAAEILKRCNVDFVDVNVLAEPDTVPELREYADWPTIPVLYIRGEFIGGCDIMTEMYQAGELQAKLGDLMKQPA, from the coding sequence ATGAACAAGGCACAGATCCACCAACTCGTCACTCAACATCCCGTCGTGCTGTTCATGAAAGGCACGAAGCAGTTTCCGCGCTGCGGTTTTTCCGGCCGCGCCGCGGAAATCCTCAAGCGCTGCAACGTCGATTTCGTCGATGTCAATGTGCTCGCCGAGCCGGACACCGTGCCGGAGCTGCGCGAATATGCCGACTGGCCGACCATTCCCGTGCTCTACATCCGCGGCGAATTCATCGGTGGCTGCGACATCATGACCGAGATGTATCAGGCCGGTGAGCTGCAGGCCAAGCTCGGCGACCTGATGAAGCAGCCTGCCTAA
- a CDS encoding LytR/AlgR family response regulator transcription factor — MNAAPHILLVDDEAPARQRLRHLLADIAPQFPHAIVGEAGDGVAALEQLAQRPADIVLCDIRMPRMDGIELARQLAGSPHPPAIVFVTAYDEFALTAFDLAAVDYLLKPVRAPRLLEALGKARRLLAADLEPLMPAARTRLRVVERGHVLLVPVAEILFLRAEQKYVAARTAEREYLLEESLAHLEAEFTARFVRIHRNCLVAVDAVAGATRVADDEHGEAHWVLTVKGVTERLPVSRRQWPQVKERLGL; from the coding sequence ATGAACGCGGCCCCGCACATCCTTCTCGTCGATGACGAAGCGCCGGCGCGGCAGCGCTTGCGCCACCTGCTCGCAGACATCGCACCGCAATTCCCGCATGCCATCGTCGGCGAGGCCGGCGACGGCGTGGCTGCGCTAGAGCAACTGGCACAACGGCCTGCCGACATCGTCCTGTGTGACATCCGCATGCCGCGCATGGATGGCATCGAGCTCGCCCGCCAGCTCGCGGGCTCGCCTCACCCGCCGGCGATCGTCTTCGTCACCGCCTATGACGAATTCGCGCTCACCGCCTTCGATCTCGCAGCGGTCGATTATCTGCTGAAGCCAGTGCGTGCGCCAAGGCTGCTCGAAGCGCTGGGCAAGGCGCGCCGCTTGCTCGCCGCCGATCTCGAGCCGCTGATGCCCGCCGCGCGGACACGTCTGCGTGTCGTCGAGCGTGGCCACGTGCTGCTCGTGCCGGTCGCCGAGATCCTCTTTCTGCGCGCCGAGCAGAAATACGTCGCGGCACGCACCGCAGAGCGCGAATATCTGCTCGAGGAATCGCTCGCCCATCTGGAAGCCGAGTTCACGGCGCGCTTCGTGCGTATCCATCGCAATTGTCTCGTCGCCGTCGATGCCGTCGCCGGCGCGACCCGCGTAGCGGACGACGAACACGGCGAGGCGCACTGGGTGCTGACCGTGAAAGGCGTGACGGAACGTCTGCCGGTGAGCCGCCGGCAGTGGCCGCAAGTCAAAGAGCGGCTCGGATTGTGA